The following is a genomic window from Candidatus Omnitrophota bacterium.
TTACGCGCGCAAATTTGAGGTGGACCTTTATCTGGTCACCGCCCCGGCGAGCTTAACGGATAACATCGCCCTGGCGATAAATAACGCCGGCTATAATGTGGCCGGCTTTTATTTGTCTTCGGCGGCATTGGGGCATTCCGCGTTAACCGCTGAGGAGCAGGATAAGGGGGTGCTGTTGATAGATATGGGCGCTGAGATCACCGAGGCGGCTGTATTCAAAGACGGCGGCGTCAGGCACCTTGAGATATTCGGCTTCGGCGCGGATGATTTTACGCGCGCGTTAAAGGATGAGCTTAAGATAGGCATTGAGCTGGCAGAGGAGATCAAGGAATCATACGGCACTCTGTTTGTGGAGCAGCTGGACGATAAACAGGAGATCATGATAAACCGGCATGGTTCGTATGTGCCGGTTAAGCGCAGCGAGATTTGCTGCGCGCTGGTAAAGAAGTCAGGGCCCATACTAAAGGCAATGGAGAACAGGTTAAGGTATATCATCAACAAGGAGGAGTTGCCTTGCGGTATTGTGGCGGCAGGGGGCGGCTCTTACCTTGAAGGGCTGCTTGAGGCGATGGAGAAGGTCTTCCATGTTTCCGTAAAGATCGCAGCCATACGCCAGGATCTGACGCAAAAGAAGGAGCTGAAATACGCCACCGCGCTTGGCATCATTAAAATGGTGCTTGAGTCGCGGGAGCAGAAAGAATCATCTCTACCCACCCCCGAAGGCCTCTTCCGCAGGCTATCCGAGAAGCTCAAGGAAGTGTATCAGGAATATTTCTAGTCTTTACCATCTTCCAAGGCGTTTCCCTCTACACACTTACGTGTGTAGAATCCTTTGGCTGCGGATGTATTCTTGCACGCTTTCTAATTCTACTATATCCACTTCTCTAAAACCATATCGCCTTGCCCAGAAATGCTTAGGATTGTAATTCCCCACACGTAAGTGTGGGGTGTTCTCCAATAGTTTCTTACCAGAAACAGATTTTAGTGTTCTTACCATATCAGCCAATTCTTTCCTGTCTTTTGCTTCCAGCAACATATGCACGTGGTTCTTATTGGATTCCATTTCCAAAATAT
Proteins encoded in this region:
- the ftsA gene encoding cell division protein FtsA codes for the protein MAVKNSMVCGLDIGTSKIAGCLCLGARGQQKPALFFSSAEARGIKKGVVNDAALFCESVDKVLGGLQKDSGARFREVHVSLQGDFSCRHSNAAVTLSERGNRQITSQDIRKINEQARMLGVRLDESLLYSFPVYYVIDDDVRSAKPAGLYARKFEVDLYLVTAPASLTDNIALAINNAGYNVAGFYLSSAALGHSALTAEEQDKGVLLIDMGAEITEAAVFKDGGVRHLEIFGFGADDFTRALKDELKIGIELAEEIKESYGTLFVEQLDDKQEIMINRHGSYVPVKRSEICCALVKKSGPILKAMENRLRYIINKEELPCGIVAAGGGSYLEGLLEAMEKVFHVSVKIAAIRQDLTQKKELKYATALGIIKMVLESREQKESSLPTPEGLFRRLSEKLKEVYQEYF
- the tnpA gene encoding IS200/IS605 family transposase encodes the protein MYYHIWFVTKRRRETLEAKAEEIAKNSFLEVAQRKNYNILEMESNKNHVHMLLEAKDRKELADMVRTLKSVSGKKLLENTPHLRVGNYNPKHFWARRYGFREVDIVELESVQEYIRSQRILHT